The nucleotide window TCTTAAACGCGCCGACGCCACGAGAAATCAGCAGTACAGAGGAAAGCCGTGCATCAGGATGGTCGCGTTCGCTCGACTTGAGGGGAGCCGCGAAACCGGTAAGTCTTCAAAAAACACCACCTCCACCCACGCCGACCGAGGGTTGACCGGTGCGGCGGGTTAACGTTAGTACCCCACCCTCATCCTATGAGTCTTCCGCTGCCACACTGCCCGCACCTCCCGCCGCCCCGCAGCCAAATGGATTGGCGGGTGCTGTCCGCCCACGGCGACCTACGCGACGCCGGGTTTTATCTGAGCGCGTTGGAGTACGGCCACTACCTTTGGCAAGGAGGCTTCGCCGCGAGGGCGATTCTGTGCCTGGACCGAGCAATGGGGGCGGATCTGACGGCGGATGATGTTACCGCGAAAACCTGGCCCATCCCCTACGCGGCGATGGCTTGGTTTCTCACCCACACCCCCGAGGACGTTTTTATCGGTAACCCGCGCGTGCACTTCCAGCACTACGCCGATCGACTGAAGGGCCCGCGCCGCGATCAACGCCGCTGGCGGGCGTGGGCCTGCTGGGCACTCACCCGCCGCTTGCACCCCTACCTCCCCAACGACCCTCGCCACCTCGTGACCGAGCCCAGCGAAAACGACATCGCCACCGGCCTCACTGAGCATGGCCACCCCGAAGAGTCTGCCTACTGGTACGAGGTTTTAAGCACCTGCACACCGGTTCGCCCGCGGGCTTAAAAAGAATCCAAAAAAAATCGACTGGACTCTTGACAGAAGCAAATCGGGCCCTACGGTCTGCCCTCTTTCCTCATCCGGGGTGATAGCTCAGCTGGTTAGAGCGTCTGCCTGTCACGCAGAAGGTCGCGGGTTCGAGTCCCGTTCATCCCGCCAGTTTTAATCCCTCATCTCTAACGAGATGAGGGATTTTTTTTGCCCCCTCGGATTCCGGTGATTCGCCTGCGTCGGGCCAACATTGGCCCACTTAAACCTCAGCTACGGTTCTTCGACCGCTCCACTGTAGAGAAAACTGAACAACAGGGGCCCGCATGGCTGCCTCAGAGCCTCGCCCGGGTTAATAACACAGCGGAACACGGCGCCCAACCCAATTTCGTTCTCGTTCTCTTTCACGTTCTCTTTCTGCTCGGTGGTTTTTCCATCATGTCCGCCGCTCCCGATCTCACCGCCGTCAAAGCCTACCTCCTCGATTTACAGGATCGCATCTGCCGCACGCTCGAAGCCGAGGAAGATGGCACCCGCTTTACTGAGGACCACTGGACGCGCGCCGAGGGCGGTGGCGGACGTTCCCGCGTACTGGCCGAGGGCACGGTTTTCGAAAAGGCCGGAGTGGGCTTTTCGCACGTCCACGGCACCCAGTTGCCGCCTTCGGCTACGGCCCATCGTCCGGAGTTGGTCGGCAAACCCTGGCAGGCGCTCGGGGTCTCGTTGGTGATTCACCCGCGCAATCCCTACGTGCCCACCAGCCACGCCAATGTGCGCTTCTTCATCGCCGATCCCGAGGGCGCCAATCCAGTCTGGTGGTTCGGTGGCGGCTTCGACCTCACACCGTATTATGGTTTTGAGGACGATTGCCGTCACTGGCACCGCGTGGCCCGCGACGCCGTTTCGCCCTTCGGCACTGAGCTGTACCCGCAGTGGAAAAAATGGTGCGACGATTATTTTTTCCTGAAACACCGGGGCGAACCGCGCGGCATCGGCGGACTCTTTTTCGACGACTACAACGCCCCCGGTTTTGAGCAAAGTTTCGCCGCTTTCCGCGCCGTGGGCGACGCCTACCTGCCCGCCTACGTGCCCCTCGTTCAAAGCCGCAAAGCCACCCCCTACGGCGAGCGCGAGCGCGACTGGCAGCTGTACCGGCGCGGGCGTTATGTGGAGTTTAACTTGGTCTGGGACCGCGGCACCCACTTCGGCCTGCAAAGCGGCGGCCGCACCGAGTCGATCCTCATGAGCCTGCCCCCATTGGTAACGTTCAAATACAACTACGCCCCCGAGCCTGGCAGCGACGAGGCCCGACTCCACACCGATTTCCTACGCCCCCGCGACTGGACCCATGCATGATGCTCGCTACTCGCTACTCACTACTCGCTACTTCGATCCAATGACTTCCCGCCAACGCTTTCTCGCCGCCCTGGCCTGCCAACCTCTCGATCGACCGCCGCTCTGGGTCATGCGCCAAGCCGGCCGTTACTTGCCCGAATACCGTGCGCTCAAGGCTCAATCCTCCTTCGTGCACATGGTGCAGACTCCCGCGCTGGCAGCCGAAGTCACGCTGCAACCCCTGCGCCGCTTCCCAGGGCTCGACGCCGCGATTTTGTTCTCGGACATCCTCGTGATTCCTGAGGCCCTCGGCCAACCCTACTCCTTCCGCGATGGCGGCGGTATTGAGATGGCACGCCGCATCTCCACCCGCGCCGACATCGAAGCACTCGCGCCCGTCACCGCAGTTCCCGAACGCCTGGCCTACGTCGCCGACACCCTGTCGCTGCTGAAAAAGGAACTCGCCGGTGAGAAAATGCTGCTCGGTTTCGGCGGTTCGCCGTGGACACTCGCCACCTACATGGTGGAGGGCGGCAGCTCGGATGATTTTGAGCGCATCAAGCTGCTGTTTTACACCGACCGCGGGACCTTCGACGCGCTGCTGGAAAAACTCACCGAGTCACTGATCGCCTATTTCCGCATGCAGATCGCGGCGGGGGCCGACGCGATCCAGATTTTTGATTCGTGGGGCGGGCTGGTTGCCGGCCAAGACTACGAGGCCGCCTCGTTAAAGTGGATACGCCGCATTGTCGCCGCTTTGCCCGCCGATTTCCCAGTGATTTTGTACGCCAAGGGCACGGCGCCCCACCTCGTTGATCAAGCGTTCACCGGGGTGCGTGCGATCAGCGTCGACTGGACCAACGACCTTTCGATCGTCCGCCGCACCCTGCCTGCCAACGTCGCCGTTCAGGGCAACTTGGACCCGGTGCTCATGCAAACGACGCCCGAAATCGTCGCGCGCGAGGCCGCCCGCCTGCTGGAGTCAATGCGCGGCACCGCCGGCCATGTGTTCAACCTCGGCCACGGCATCACCCCGCAGGCCAAAATCGAGTGCATGCAGGCGCTGATCGATACCGTGAACAACTGGAAGTAAAGCACCGCCCCTTCATGAACAAAACCGCGATCGCCGACGTGCTCACGCACATCGCCACCCTGCTCGAGCTCACCGGCGAAAACCCCTTTAAAATCCGCGCCTACATTTCGGGCGCGCGCCAACTCCAGTCCCTCGAACAAAGCGAGCTGGAGACCCTGCTGCGTGAAGAGCGCCTGCAGTCGGTTAAAGGAATCGGCGCGGCCCTTGCCCAGCAGATCGGTGAGCTGCACGCCACGGGACGCTCGGCGCTGTTGGAACAACTGCAGGCCTCCATCGCGCCCGGCTTGGTCGAGATGCTGGAGGTGCCCGGCCTCGGACCGAAGAAGGTCAAAGCCATCCACGACCAACTCGGCATCACCACCCTCGCCGAGCTCACCACCGCCTGCAACGAAGGGCGTGTCGCCGAATTGGCCGGCTTCGGCGCCAAAACTCAGGAGAAAATCCTGGCCGGCATCCGCAACCGCGAGGCCTATGGGAAACGCCACTTGTGGTGGGCGGCGCAACAGGTGGCCGAGCCCATCATCGCCGGGCTGCGAGCACTGCCGCAGGTCTCCCAGGCCGAAGCCGCAGGCAGTCTGCGCCGTTGCATGGAGACGGTGGGCGACCTCGATTTCATCGTCGCCGCCACGGATGTTGCCCCCGTGGTCGAATGGTTCGTGACCCAACCCGGGGTCCAGGAAATCACCGCCCGAGGTGACACCAAGGCGAGCGTGCGCTTTGACACCGGCTTGCAGGCCGACCTGCGCCTCGTGCCGCCCGAGCAGTTCGCCTTCGCACTGCATCACTTTACCGGCTCAAAGGATCACAACGTGCAGATGCGCCAGCGCGCCCTGTCGATCGGTCTTTCGCTCTCCGAGTGGGGCTTGGTGCTTTCAACCGGCGAGGGCACAACCAAAGAAAAGGCCGCAGCCGAATCACTGCCGGCCGCCTCCGAGTCGGCGCTGTTCACCGCCTTGGGTCTCGCGTACATCCCGCCCGAATTGCGCGAAGGACGCGGCGAGATTGAGGCGGCCGAAGCCGATGCGTTGCCGCATTTGATCGAACTGGACGACCTTCGCGGGGCGTTTCACAACCACACCACGGCCTCCGATGGTAACAATACCCTGGAGGAGATGACCGCCGCCGCCGATGCACTGGGTTGGTCGTATCTCGGTATCGCCGACCACTCGCCGTCGAGCGTTCAGGCCCGTGGGTTGAGCGAGGCGCGCCTTGCCGAACAGGTGGCGCAGATCCACGCGCTCAACTCCACCGGGCGCTACCGCACCCATGTGCTGACGGGAACGGAGTGCGACATCCTGCCCGACGGGCGGCTCGACTTCGACGACGGCGTGCTCGCCACCCTGGATTACGTGGTCGTGTCAGTGCACAGCGCGTTCACCCAATCGCAGGACGACATGACGGCGCGAATCATCCGCGCGATCGAGCACCCGCGCACCACCATGCTCGGCCACCTCACCGGACGGCTATTGCTGCGGCGGGAATCCTACGCCCTCGACGTGGAAAAAATCATCGACGCGGCGATCGCCAACCACGTGGTCATCGAGCTCAACGCCAACCCGTGGCGCCTCGACATGGACTGGCGCCACTGGCGCAAAGCCTCGGCGCGCGGGCTGCTCTGCGCGATCAACCCCGATGCCCACGACACGGCAGGCTTGGAGTTCGTGGCGGCGGGTGTTAACGCCGCGCGCAAAGGTTGGCTGACGAAAAACGCGGTGCTCAACACCCGCCCGCTGGCAGCGGTGCAATCTTGGCTGGCGCACCGCCGCTCCGGAGGCCACGGCCACGTCGCGCCTGCTCACGTTCACGCCTGATAGACAGTAACATTCAAGATGTAGCATTCTGCCGGCCCTGAAAAAACAGAAACCACTTCGATCCTTTTAGCCGCGAAAGAACGCAGAGAACGCATAGAAATACAGGGCTTGTTCTTTGCGCTCCTTGCGTTCTTTTGCGGCTAAACTGCTGCGGTTTTATTATTTCCGCACGGTTTCCATCAACTCACGTGCACGCCGGGTCGCCGCTTCGATTTGGGCTCGCGAAACGTCCTTCTCCAGTGACTCGCGCCACGCCCGCGCAGGTTCAGAGCCGAACGCACTGGCGACATTGAGCCACGCAAAGGCTTCAACGGGGTCCTTGAGCGCGCCCTCGCCCAGCCAATACGCAATGCCCAGGCAATACTGGGCGCTGGCAACCCCCTGGTCGGCGGCTTTGCGGTACCAACTCACGGCCTCCGATGAATCCTTGATGACGCCAACGCCCGCCCCGTACGCGCAGCCCAGGTTAAACTGCGCCTTGGCGAACCCCTGTTCCGCGGCTTTGCGATACCAGTAAACCGCGTTCACGGGATCCTTGATGACACCTGCGCCAAACCAGTACGCGATGCCGAGGTTAAACTGCGCCTCGGCATTGCCCTGTTCCGCTGACCGGCGGAACCATTTCACGGCCTCGATAGGGTTTTTGTCCACGCCTTGGCCAACATAATAAACCCGCCCCAGGTTGCACTGAGCTTTGGCGTCCCCGCGCTCTGCCAACTTGCGCAAGGCGTCGGGTCGATCCCCAGCCTCCGCGGCCGAAATCAGTGTTAGGAACACCACTAAAAAGCGGATCGTTCTCATGCCGCCGATTAAGGCGAAAAGGGGGCCTCGGCGCAAGCCCCCATCCACTGTACCCAAACGCCCGTGACGCCCCTGAAACATTCTCAGCTCCGATGCTGACAGACGGCCAAAATCCAGCCATTTCCTAGGCGCTCCGCCCCCTACCCTGCACGTGAACAACTCAGCTCAAACCCCAATCGCCGCCCTTGGCTGGGTTGCAGTGACGTTGGCCGCAATCCTCACGCTCGCGCTCTGCTTGCACCTGGCGCCGGAGTGGCTGCACAACCCCGACCTATCGCACGGGTTGCTCGCCCCAATCTTGTTTTTTCTGCTCATCCGCGAAGGCCGTCTGAGCAATCACGCGGGCTGGCACCCCGCCGAAACCGTGGCGTTAAAAGTGCTCCGCGCCGGCACGCTTGCCGCGGGATTGGCGCTGGTGGGGATGGCCGGTCTTTATGCCGCCACCACCGACTGGACGCACCCGCTGGTCGGCTTCTGCCTGGCGGTGGCGTTGTCGGCCTTGCTGCTCGGCGCGCTGCTGTGGTGCGCGACGCCCCGCGTGCGTGTCCTGCCGCTGAATTGGAGCACCCTCGTCGCAGTGGGCTTCTGGCCGCTGTGCGCGCCGATTCCCCCCGGCACTTATGCGCGGATCACCCTTCAGCTTCAGTTGTGGATAACGCAGCTGGTACTCGAGTCGCTGCACGTGCTGGGCATTGCCGCATCGAAAGCGGGTAACATCATCCTGCTCGCCCACACGCAGGTCGGAGTGGAGGAAGCCTGCAGCGGGGTGCGCAGCCTGTTATCGTGTGTCGTGGCGGCGCTGGTTTTCTCGGCCACGCTGGTCACCCGGCCCTGGCGTCGGGTGCTCTTGCTGCTGCTGGCGCCACCGCTGGCCTTCGTGCTTAACTTTGCGCGTTCGCTCGCCCTCACATTGCTGGCCCACAAGGGCGTCGACATCACCGGCCACTGGCACGATCTGACGGGTTTCGCGGTACTGGGCGCCACGGCGCTCATCCTCGGGGCGCTAGCCTTCGCACTCGCCAGCCCTCCCTCCCCACCCGCCCCGACTACGTCCCCGTCCACCGCGTCCCGCGTCACTCTCACCGGAGCCGGAAAACCCTGGGATGTGTTAACCGCCTACGTATTCGCTTTACTCCTACTCACCGGCTTCGTGGTGAACACCCACCGCGCAACCGCCCTTGATCCCGCCCCACCCAACCTGGAAGCGATGCTACCGACCACCGCCGCAACTTGGGACTGGGTTCAAACGGAGAACTTGCAGCCCTTCGCCCCGGTCCTGAAAACCGATCACCTCGTCCAGCGCACGTATGTGCGGCGCCAAGACACCCACCCCGAGGCCGAGCCGGTGCAACTCACCGTTTACCTGGCCTATTGGGCGCCCGCCCAAGTCAGCGTGAGCGCCGTGGCCCTGCACACCCCCGAAGCCTGCTGGCCGGGCAACGGCTGGACAGCGGACCGAGTCGAGTCGAACGCCCCGGTGCGGCTGCCGCAACGCGAGCTCCCGCCGCCGCAGTACCGTAGCTTCACCCAGGCGGGTAATCGCCAGCATGTCTGGTACTGGTACCTCTACGCGGGGCATTCGATCACGCAGACCAACCCGTATTCGGCGGTGGAACTGCTCCGCTTCGCGTGGCGTTACGGCTTCCGCACCGAAGGCGCGCAGGTATTTGTACGGATCTCCAGCAACCGCCCGTGGTCAGAGATAGCCAATGATCCGCTGCTCGCCGGAATCCTCGGCCGGCTGCAACCGTACGGATTGTAACTCGCATGCTCTTTCGACTCACCGCCAGAGAACGTTACGCCCTGTCAATTGTCGCCTTGCTCATCGCCCTAGGCGTACTCGGCTTGGCAGTACTCTGATTCCTCCCCAGGCCCACCCGCAGCTACCGGCCAGGGCCGCTCCTGCGCTAAGCCCCCGCGCCTGTTTTTTCGTTGCCGCGCCCTCGCCGGCCGCAAACATCCCCCGACCGTGCTTCCAGACGCCGACTACCGCATCAAGCTTCCGGCCTTTGAGGGGCCCCTCGATCTCCTGCTTTTTCTGATCAAGAAAAACGAGATCGATATCTACGACATTCCCATCGTCTCGGTCACCCGCCAGTACATCGACGTCCTGCATTCCCTGCGCGATCTCGACTTGGATATCGCCGGCGAGTTTTTCGTCATGGCCGCCACCTTGATGGAAATCAAAAGCCGCATGCTCCTGCCGCGCGGGCTGGCGGCGGTCGACCCCAACGCCACCGATGAGGAAGTGGACCCGCGCTGGGAACTCGTCCACCAGCTGCTTCAGTACAAAAAGTTTAAGGAAGCCGCCGTTAAACTCGACGAGTTGGCCATATTCCAACGCGATTTGCTCGCCCGCCACGTCTCCGAACTGGCCGTGAGCGACTCGGATCGCCCGCTCAAATCCGTCGATCGCATCGAACTGTGGAATGCCTTCAACATCGTGCTGCGCCGCCTCGCCGAAAAACTGGTGGTCGGTCAGATTCAGGACGAACAGATCACCGTCTCCGACAAAATGGAGGAGATTCTTGAGTACATTCGTACCCACAGGAGCTTCGTTTTCACCGACCTTTTTGGCAACGAGCCGGTGACCGTGCGCCTTCTGGTGGCCACCTTCATCGCCGTGCTTGAACTCACCCGACTCGGTAAACTCCGCGTACGCCAAAACGAGGCCTACACCGACATCGAATGCTTCGCGCGTGAGGAAACCGACATCCCGATTTTGCTCGTCCAAGACGAACCGGCGCCGGTGCGCGTGCCCGATTTGCAAAACCCGCTTGAAACACAGGTGGAAGCCCCCACCGTTATTGCGTGAGCAAGAAACCCACCCCAACCACCCGCAAAAAACCGGCCCAAACCGCCGGCCTGCTTGGTCTGGGCCTCGACAACTCAGATGGCCACAAACGCATCACCCAGGGGGATCAATTCGTTCTGGTGGGTGGCTCCGAAGAAACCCACGGTCGCATGACCGAAACCACGCTGAAAACCTTCGAGGAACTCAAACGTCGCGACAAACGACTGGAAACGGTCGACCCGCGTGAGCTCGCAGAGATTGTCCACAAATCCACCCCCCGTTAAAACCTGCGTCCCGTGGAACCAGCCTTGAACGAAACAACCCCGCTGCCCATTCGGGCGTCCACCCTGAAACTTCCGGAACGCCGCCGGTTTGTTTCACCCATGCCCAAGGCCAAAGCCCACACGGACTCCATTCCAACCGTGCTAACCGTGGTCGCCGGCTGCGCGGCCCTTGTCTCACTCACTTTCGCTATCCTCATCTACCTGAAACACTAAAACCCAGACTATGTCCGACAAAATTGCCAATCTGACCGAACAAACATTTAAAGCCGCCGTTGCCGTTGCCGGTCCCGTCCTTGTGGACTTCTGGGCTCCTTGGTGCGGGCCGTGCAAAGCCATTGCTCCTATTCTCGATGAACTCGCCACCGAACTCGACGGCAAGGTGACCATTGCCAAGGTCAATGTGGACGACTGCGGCAGCATTTCATCCGAATTCGGCGTTCGCGCCATTCCCACCATGCTGCTCTTCAAGGACGGCAAAGTGGTGGAAACCCTGGTCGGCATGATGCCCAAGGCCACGCTCAAGGAAAAGCTCCTCGCCAAGGTCTAATACCAACAGCTGAATGCGTTTAGACTCAAATCCCACGGGCGAGACGCCCGTGCCACGTCGGGCGGTTCCGAGCGTGGCTTGGGCGTCTCGCCCATGTCGGGGAAAAGTATAAAACAATCCTATCGTTGGTATAAGCTGCTTCAGGCCGGAACCCTGTGTTTCCAGCCACAAAAAAAACCGCCGCATGATATGCGGCGGTTTTTTTATGCCCGTTAGACAGACAAAGGAATAGAAAGGCTAACGCCGTCACGGCGGTTTAACGGCGGTTGGGGGTGAGTGCACAAACAACTTGCGCATCAAGTCCTTACTTAGATTCCCGTTCCACACGGCGGTTATATTGGCTGCGGTGATACGCGCTGTTTGGCCCGCGTAGGCACGCTGCACGGCACTTGCCTCATGGTTCTGGTAAGCGCGAGGCACGAGGATCGTTTCGACGAGACGGACTCCAGTCGTCTCGTCGAAATCGTTGCCATCAGCGGATAGGCCATATTCAGCCTGCTGGGTGTCGGCGGTAAAGGGTTCTATATGCATAAGGATAAAGAGGATCGGGTGCGAAGGTGGGCGGGCGGGGCCGCGTTGGCGCGGGGTCTAGGCGCCGGCACAACGAGCGTCCGCAGAAAGTCGTTACTCAGACTGCCACTCCAAGCGGCGTCCTTGTTGGCAGCCGAAAGTCGCGCGGTTTGCTCCGCGTAGGCGCTGTAACTAGCAGTCGCCGTAGCGGGACGGTCTCCAGTCGTCTCGCTACGGCGATTTCCATCAACCGATACTACCTGTTCAGCCCGCTGGTTTGCAGCGGGAAGGTGGGTGATATTCATAGGGGAGAGTAATTGTCCGTAGTTTGTCTGCCTGTTCAGCGTGCAGGGGCCGCCAGCGCGACCGGAGTGGCGGTTGTGAGGGCGGAAAGCAGGTGGGGCGCAGTCGGCGACGCATCCGAGTGGAAAGTCGCGTAAACCACGCCGACGAGGTTTTTGGCGGTCACCGGCGTAGTGTCCGCCGAGGGGTTGTTAAAACCACCCGCAGTCCAACCGGCGGGGGTGGATTCGATCAATCCGTGAGCCACGGTTTCGTTGAAGCGGTTGGTGTAGACGGCCACCATGCCCGCCCGAAGCTTTTCGGCGCTCATGTGTTTAACCACCAGCACTGCGCCCGGCCCGAAAAACGGCAGCATCGAGTCGCCCTCGACCCGCAGCACGCGCATATCAGGGCGATTGGCGACCAGCGAGTGGGCGTCGCGCAGGGCGGTATCCAAAGAAACCCCGGTGACTGGATTACGAAAACCAGCCGCTTCGCCCGAATAAATAAACGCGGAGAAAGTGAGCACCAATCCAGCGAGTGTGTGGGCCTTTCTCATGGCTACACTCTAGTCCGATCAGGGCTTTCCCGCTATCGAGCCAACCCCTCAACTGGCCCCAGTACATGCCCTCATTTTGCATTAAGTACACCCCCTGGTCGGAGTCGGATTCACCCGGGCCCCCGACAGGGTGGAATCCCTAGTCCGCCTAGGGGTTATACCCGTGGCTCACGACTGAAAACCCAATTAAACCCGAACCGCCAACACCGGGCGCATCCCGGCTTTTGAGCAAAGGCCGTGCAGCGGCATTTTTACCGCAAAGACACCAAGAAGTAAGGCCAGCAGCTGAATGCGTTTAGACTCAAATCCCACGGGCGAGACGCCCGTGCCACGTCGGGCTGTTCCGAGCGTGGCTTGGGCGTCTCGCCCATGTCGGGCTGTTCCGAGCGTGGCTTGGGCGTCTCGCCCACGTCGGACTGTTCCGAGCGTGGCTTGGGCGTCTCGCCCATGTCGGGCTGTTCCGAGCATGGCTTGGGCGTCTCGCCCATGTCGGACTGTTCCGAGCGTGGCTTGGGCGTCTCGCCCATGTCGGGGAAAAGTCTAAAACAATTCGGTCATTGGTGTAAGATCCCGATCGCAACGCATACCGGCCTTAACGTTGCGGCCTTCGACTACCTCCTCTTGGCAGCTTGTTAAAACCTCCGCTTCGCCGCCGCCGTACCCAGCAGCAACTCCGATGGGGCCCCACGTTGTCCAGACAATGGGACGTCCCACCTGCCACCCTGCGTAAATACGGGCATTGCTTGACTAGGTCGGTTCATTTTACTGGGCTTTTACCATAGGGTGTTAGCCCTATGCGATGTTCGGTCAGGTCCCCACGCCCCACCCCCGCCCACGTTCGGTTACCTCCTTGGGAAGTGACGGGGCGAAGCTGGGTTAACACTCCACCCCATGTGCGGCATAGCCGGTTATCTTAGTCCAAGCCACTCGCCCGAAATCCGGGCCGGGGCCGTGGCGCGCATGAACGCGGCAATGGTTCACCGTGGCCCCGACGACACCGGTGTCACCACCTTCGGCGAAGCCACCTTGGGGATGCAGCGACTGGCGATTTTCGACCCCGCCAACGGCCACCAGCCGATGAGCACCCCGGACGGGCGCTGGCACCTGGTGTTTAACGGGGCGATCTACAACTTCCGCGCCCTGCGCGCCGAACTGGTCGCTACGCACGACTTCAAAACCGAGTGCGACACCGAAGTACTGCTCGCCGCCCTCGCCCGCTGGGGCCGCGACGCCCTGCCCCGCCTGCGCGGCATGTTTGCCTTCGCCTTGTGGGACGCCCGGGAACGCACGCTGCTGCTCGCCCGCGACCCGTTCGGGATCAAACCCCTTTACCTCCACAGCACGGCTGACGGGAGCCTGCTGTTCGCCTCGGAACTCAACGCCCTGCTCGCCTCCGCTTGCGTGCCCGCCGCGATCGACCCGCAAGCGGTGAGCGACTACCTCGCGTGGCTCGCGGTGCCGGCCCC belongs to Opitutus sp. and includes:
- the hemF gene encoding oxygen-dependent coproporphyrinogen oxidase, translated to MSAAPDLTAVKAYLLDLQDRICRTLEAEEDGTRFTEDHWTRAEGGGGRSRVLAEGTVFEKAGVGFSHVHGTQLPPSATAHRPELVGKPWQALGVSLVIHPRNPYVPTSHANVRFFIADPEGANPVWWFGGGFDLTPYYGFEDDCRHWHRVARDAVSPFGTELYPQWKKWCDDYFFLKHRGEPRGIGGLFFDDYNAPGFEQSFAAFRAVGDAYLPAYVPLVQSRKATPYGERERDWQLYRRGRYVEFNLVWDRGTHFGLQSGGRTESILMSLPPLVTFKYNYAPEPGSDEARLHTDFLRPRDWTHA
- a CDS encoding uroporphyrinogen decarboxylase, coding for MTSRQRFLAALACQPLDRPPLWVMRQAGRYLPEYRALKAQSSFVHMVQTPALAAEVTLQPLRRFPGLDAAILFSDILVIPEALGQPYSFRDGGGIEMARRISTRADIEALAPVTAVPERLAYVADTLSLLKKELAGEKMLLGFGGSPWTLATYMVEGGSSDDFERIKLLFYTDRGTFDALLEKLTESLIAYFRMQIAAGADAIQIFDSWGGLVAGQDYEAASLKWIRRIVAALPADFPVILYAKGTAPHLVDQAFTGVRAISVDWTNDLSIVRRTLPANVAVQGNLDPVLMQTTPEIVAREAARLLESMRGTAGHVFNLGHGITPQAKIECMQALIDTVNNWK
- the polX gene encoding DNA polymerase/3'-5' exonuclease PolX, producing MNKTAIADVLTHIATLLELTGENPFKIRAYISGARQLQSLEQSELETLLREERLQSVKGIGAALAQQIGELHATGRSALLEQLQASIAPGLVEMLEVPGLGPKKVKAIHDQLGITTLAELTTACNEGRVAELAGFGAKTQEKILAGIRNREAYGKRHLWWAAQQVAEPIIAGLRALPQVSQAEAAGSLRRCMETVGDLDFIVAATDVAPVVEWFVTQPGVQEITARGDTKASVRFDTGLQADLRLVPPEQFAFALHHFTGSKDHNVQMRQRALSIGLSLSEWGLVLSTGEGTTKEKAAAESLPAASESALFTALGLAYIPPELREGRGEIEAAEADALPHLIELDDLRGAFHNHTTASDGNNTLEEMTAAADALGWSYLGIADHSPSSVQARGLSEARLAEQVAQIHALNSTGRYRTHVLTGTECDILPDGRLDFDDGVLATLDYVVVSVHSAFTQSQDDMTARIIRAIEHPRTTMLGHLTGRLLLRRESYALDVEKIIDAAIANHVVIELNANPWRLDMDWRHWRKASARGLLCAINPDAHDTAGLEFVAAGVNAARKGWLTKNAVLNTRPLAAVQSWLAHRRSGGHGHVAPAHVHA
- a CDS encoding sel1 repeat family protein translates to MRTIRFLVVFLTLISAAEAGDRPDALRKLAERGDAKAQCNLGRVYYVGQGVDKNPIEAVKWFRRSAEQGNAEAQFNLGIAYWFGAGVIKDPVNAVYWYRKAAEQGFAKAQFNLGCAYGAGVGVIKDSSEAVSWYRKAADQGVASAQYCLGIAYWLGEGALKDPVEAFAWLNVASAFGSEPARAWRESLEKDVSRAQIEAATRRARELMETVRK
- a CDS encoding archaeosortase/exosortase family protein, whose amino-acid sequence is MNNSAQTPIAALGWVAVTLAAILTLALCLHLAPEWLHNPDLSHGLLAPILFFLLIREGRLSNHAGWHPAETVALKVLRAGTLAAGLALVGMAGLYAATTDWTHPLVGFCLAVALSALLLGALLWCATPRVRVLPLNWSTLVAVGFWPLCAPIPPGTYARITLQLQLWITQLVLESLHVLGIAASKAGNIILLAHTQVGVEEACSGVRSLLSCVVAALVFSATLVTRPWRRVLLLLLAPPLAFVLNFARSLALTLLAHKGVDITGHWHDLTGFAVLGATALILGALAFALASPPSPPAPTTSPSTASRVTLTGAGKPWDVLTAYVFALLLLTGFVVNTHRATALDPAPPNLEAMLPTTAATWDWVQTENLQPFAPVLKTDHLVQRTYVRRQDTHPEAEPVQLTVYLAYWAPAQVSVSAVALHTPEACWPGNGWTADRVESNAPVRLPQRELPPPQYRSFTQAGNRQHVWYWYLYAGHSITQTNPYSAVELLRFAWRYGFRTEGAQVFVRISSNRPWSEIANDPLLAGILGRLQPYGL
- a CDS encoding segregation/condensation protein A, which translates into the protein MLPDADYRIKLPAFEGPLDLLLFLIKKNEIDIYDIPIVSVTRQYIDVLHSLRDLDLDIAGEFFVMAATLMEIKSRMLLPRGLAAVDPNATDEEVDPRWELVHQLLQYKKFKEAAVKLDELAIFQRDLLARHVSELAVSDSDRPLKSVDRIELWNAFNIVLRRLAEKLVVGQIQDEQITVSDKMEEILEYIRTHRSFVFTDLFGNEPVTVRLLVATFIAVLELTRLGKLRVRQNEAYTDIECFAREETDIPILLVQDEPAPVRVPDLQNPLETQVEAPTVIA
- the trxA gene encoding thioredoxin, with amino-acid sequence MSDKIANLTEQTFKAAVAVAGPVLVDFWAPWCGPCKAIAPILDELATELDGKVTIAKVNVDDCGSISSEFGVRAIPTMLLFKDGKVVETLVGMMPKATLKEKLLAKV